A window from Citrus sinensis cultivar Valencia sweet orange chromosome 3, DVS_A1.0, whole genome shotgun sequence encodes these proteins:
- the LOC102625267 gene encoding ankyrin repeat protein SKIP35, with protein MVKERFFVSKNDNMYLEDGIDHEEPFCAEMEADENETGTPANEVHGFTSEGSEGSNVVFSREAPLISKESRISSGCSCSAKNLKSRRIIATDSDFATEKIGHEKKLSKSERVELGKMFQSAMSSHDWELAESLILLADPHTLNDALCITLDSIWFLRTQQELHGVTGLIKKIIANGAYDFTRAALRTSFLASCVSACQSRTMSLQDTVTVMAQRLNERLQECNGDEVLKAEAGAKVQKFTEWALRCIGFHSRCNDNCDAVSHSSAVEIQLQLSAFKTFLDLAGNQLTGKDFTEAFDAACFPLTLFSSSFDPGWASGISATVIQGLLGLLVEGGADNVNQCFLEASRFGSTELVRILLQIAQRNSLDVDVDLALGFASHYCKIGTMECLVEEGNAVAFLGPLMRAAERGCMQVVQWFVKRGCRDMDLCLALTAATSSSQVEVAAYLLPHVPQHVLAALSIEILKAAGERSGGSLDGVAFLLHSDFLGDPAATYAVADSIARSDDEGVAPDLKVFLREHWSEAAFLDGLKQGDVHYMNLLRILKWGESPICLRDLPGPLRVAITYLPLYRECVKAGGHLLSQRLRGQLVEAVRRLGGGVLEEVSHGRQLLAILEHHLPPFLVQPACTG; from the exons ATGGTAAAGGAGAGATTTTTTGTATCGAAGAACGATAATATGTATTTGGAGGATGGGATTGATCATGAAGAACCCTTTTGTGCTGAAATGGAAGCTGATGAGAATGAGACTGGAACTCCAGCAAATGAAGTTCATGGTTTTACATCGGAAGGAAGCGAGGGAAGTAATGTTGTGTTTTCCAGAGAAGCACCCCTGATTAGTAAAGAGTCAAGAATATCCAGTGGTTGTAGTTGTAGTGCAAAGAATCTGAAATCAAGGAGGATAATTGCAACAGATTCTGATTTTGCTACAGAGAAAATTGGGCATGAAAAAAAACTCAGTAAATCAGAGAGGGTTGAGCTGGGCAAGATGTTTCAAAGTGCGATGAGTTCCCATGATTGGGAACTTGCAGAGAGTCTGATTTTATTGGCAGATCCACATACCCTTAATGATGCATTATGCATTACGCTGGACTCCATTTGGTTCTTGAGGACACAGCAAGAGCTTCATGGAGTGACAGGATTGATTAAGAAGATAATTGCTAATGGTGCTTATGACTTTACAAGAGCAGCCCTCAGGACTTCATTTCTTGCCTCATGTGTTTCAGCTTGCCAGAGCAGAACAATGAGTCTTCAAGACACAGTAACTGTTATGGCCCAGAG GCTCAATGAGCGTCTCCAGGAGTGCAATGGAGATGAGGTACTGAAGGCAGAGGCTGGTGCTAAAGTTCAAAAGTTTACTGAATGGGCTCTCAGATGTATAGGCTTCCATTCTCGTTGCAATGACAATTGTGATGCAGTGAGTCACAGTTCAGCTGTTGAGATCCAACTCCAGTTATCCGCATTTAAGACATTCCTAGATCTCGCAGGCAATCAACTTACTGGAAAAGATTTCACAGAGGCTTTCGATGCTGCTTGCTTTCCTCTTACTCTCTTCTCTAGCTCTTTTGACCCCGGTTGGGCATCTGGGATATCAGCTACTGTGATACAAGGACTGCTGGGTTTGTTGGTGGAAGGTGGTGCAGACAATGTTAACCAGTGTTTCCTCGAAGCCTCACGATTTGGGAGTACAGAACTTGTTCGCATCTTATTGCAG ATTGCCCAAAGGAACAGTTTGGATGTTGATGTCGATCTGGCCTTGGGTTTTGCTTCACATTATTGCAAGATTGGTACAATGGAGTGTCTGGTGGAAGAAGGTAACGCCGTGGCTTTCTTGGGTCCTTTGATGAGAGCAGCTGAGAGGGGTTGCATGCAGGTTGTCCAGTGGTTTGTGAAAAGGGGTTGCCGCGATATGGATCTCTGCCTTGCCCTTACAGCTGCCACGTCCAGTAGCCAAGTTGAAGTTGCTGCCTATCTCCTCCCTCATGTCCCTCAGCATGTCCTAGCAGCCCTCAGCATTGAGATTCTCAAGGCTGCTGGTGAAAGGAGTGGTGGTTCTCTTGATGGTGTGGCATTTCTTCTCCATTCTGATTTCTTAGGTGACCCAGCTGCTACCTATGCAGTTGCAGACAGCATTGCTAGGTCTGATGATGAGGGTGTTGCTCCTGACCTGAAGGTTTTTCTTCGGGAGCACTGGTCAGAGGCAGCTTTCTTGGATGGATTAAAGCAAGGGGATGTCCATTACATGAATCTATTAAGGATTTTGAAGTGGGGTGAATCTCCTATTTGCTTAAGAGATCTGCCAGGCCCTCTGAGGGTGGCAATTACATACCTGCCACTGTATAGAGAGTGTGTCAAGGCAGGTGGTCATTTGCTATCTCAAAGGCTAAGAGGGCAACTTGTCGAAGCCGTGAGAAGGCTTGGAGGTGGGGTGTTGGAAGAGGTAAGCCATGGCAGACAGCTCTTGGCAATTTTGGAACATCACCTCCCTCCATTTTTGGTCCAACCTGCTTGCACTGGTTAG
- the LOC102624985 gene encoding protein AUXIN-REGULATED GENE INVOLVED IN ORGAN SIZE: MNSDNSESRQRLSKGIINLQDRYPTSIMDRGVRKIATPPVEKRKVEYHRSYSQGASRKLFSASYFTLESLLLLVCLTASLLILPLVLPPLPPPPFLLLLVPIGILAVLLVLAFMPSNVRDITSTYV; this comes from the coding sequence ATGAATTCTGATAATTCTGAGTCGAGACAGAGACTATCAAAGGGCATTATAAACTTGCAAGATCGATATCCGACCAGCATTATGGATCGTGGTGTAAGAAAAATTGCAACTCCTCCGGTCGAGAAGAGGAAAGTTGAGTATCACCGAAGTTACTCGCAAGGGGCATCCAGAAAACTGTTTTCGGCAAGCTATTTCACCCTGGAATCATTGCTTTTGCTCGTATGTCTGACGGCCTCATTGCTGATCCTGCCATTGGTGCTTCCGCCCTTGCCGCCCCCGCCATTCCTGCTGCTTCTGGTTCCTATAGGTATTCTAGCCGTGCTTTTGGTCTTGGCATTCATGCCTTCTAATGTAAGAGATATAACTTCCACGTACGTGTAA